A window of Lagopus muta isolate bLagMut1 chromosome 14, bLagMut1 primary, whole genome shotgun sequence contains these coding sequences:
- the LOC125700486 gene encoding cytochrome b-c1 complex subunit 8: protein MGIHFGNLARVRHIITYSLSPFEQRALPNVFSDALPNVWRRFSSQVFKVAPPFVGAYLLYSWGTQEFERLKRKNPADYENDQ, encoded by the exons ATGGGCATCCACTTCGGGAACCTGGCCCGGGTGCGCCACATCATCACCTACAGCCTGTCGCCTTTCGAGCAGCGAGCCCTGCCCAACGTCTTCTCGGACGCGCTGCCCAACGTGTGGCGGCGGTTCAGCTCGCAGGTCTTCAAGGTTGCACCCC CTTTCGTGGGCGCCTACCTCCTCTACTCATGGGGCACACAAGAGTTTGAGAGGCTGAAGAGGAAGAATCCTGCTGACTATGAGAACGACCAGTGA
- the LEAP2 gene encoding liver-expressed antimicrobial peptide 2, whose amino-acid sequence MHCLKTAVFLLLFSLLLSQVHCASLHQPQPALRQKRMTPFWRGVSLRPAGASCRDNSECITMLCRKNRCFLRTASE is encoded by the exons ATGCACTGTTTGAAAACTGCGGTGTTCCTTTTgctcttctcactgctgctcagtCAG GTGCACTGTGCTTCCCTGCACCAACCACAGCCTGCGCTGAGACAGAAGCGGATGACGCCTTTCTGGAGAGGGGTCTCACTGAGACCTGCTGGAGCCTCATGTAGGGACAACAGCGAATGCATTACAATGCTATGCAG GAAGAACCGCTGCTTCCTCAGAACGGCCTCCGAGTGA